The Dethiosulfovibrio peptidovorans DSM 11002 nucleotide sequence TCTACACAGCCAACATCCGCAAATTCATGAAAAATATGGGTATCCCCCCTGAATTCGAAGACGAGTTCGAGACATACGTGGCCTTCTTACGCTCCCGATCTAGATAACCCCGCCCCGTGCGGGGTTTTTCTTTTCATCCAGCACATACGGCATCATCGCTTTTCACCGCCTTCAGCACCTCCCCGGCCAGGGGGACCAGGGCTTCCAGGAGGTCCATAAACGCCTCGTTCTTCGGGTGGTTGATTCGACCGTCGTCGCCTACGTCCAGCAGGAGGGTCATGACCTCTTCCGGAGAATCGCATCGCTCGTACAGCTCTCCGATGGTTCGGACAAGGTTACTCAGTCGATGCTGGATTTCCTTCAGCGAAGGACTCCTATCCGTGGCCTCAAGGATCGAAGCTTCTGGTTCCCAGCCTTCTCCATCCGCAACAAGCAAGCGATAGAGAGATCCCAAAGGAAGCTCTAATCCTCTTTCCAGAGCGGCTATTTTTTTAGCATCTGTAGGAGGATATTTTTCATTTTCCCAATCACAGATTGTCGTTCTGGTACACCCAATTTTTTCAGCAAGTTGAGCTTGAGCGATTCTCAACTTCTTTCTTGATTTTCTTATGGTGCACCCATACATTGCCACACCACCTTTCTGGTTCACTTGGATTCTATCCCCATAAAAACATAAAGTCAAGTGCGCCCGAACTAAAAATACGGGTTGACTTTTATTGACTAATTTAAGAAAAAAAGTAAACTGGACTTGACAGGGTGGAGATAGAGAGGGGATACCCATGATTCGAGGAAATGATTTAAAAAGACTGCGCAAAGAAAAAGGCTGGACTCAGCAAGATCTCGCCAGCAGAGTTGGGGTAACAAAAACGACCATCCTTGACTGGGAAAAAGATCGCTACTCTCCTGTAGGACAAAATCTGATTTCGTTGGCAAAGGCATTGAATGTCTCTGCCGCATTTATTATGGGTGAAACTAACGACCCCTCACCTCAAGGAACCGGCAAGAAGGCTCCCGAAGGAGTTTTACGTTACTTGAGAGATCAAACCGGCCTTTCACTGGACGAGGCCGCCGCATTGATAGATCTCCCGGCGGAGGACCTCGAGCTGATGGAACAATACGAAGATCGAGCGGACGACACACTCAAACAGAAGCTCATCAAAGCCTACGGAAGGTACCTTTCGGCCCGAGATGGAGAAACACAGCAGGAGACGGAGAAAAAGAAGGGACAGAGCGAGGAAGACCTCGAGACTCTAATGAAGATGCTGGCGGCGGAGGATCCGGACATTGTCCTTAAGTTCCGCCACGTAGCAAAGAACGTCACCAGGCTGGCCCCGGAAGACCGGGAGTTCCTGGCGACGCTCTTCAAAGCGGCACTGGGCAAGATTACGTTAGAGGATCATACGGACGAGTACTGATAGGGAAAATAAAATTTACAAGAGAGGCTAATTGAGGAGGCATAAATATGTATTATAAAAAGCCATCAAGTGATACTTGGCATTGGTGCAGGAATTGTAGCAAGTTCCCTAACGGCTCTGACGTTGTAACATCACGGACAAAACCAAGCAGCGGCGAACTATGTAACGAGTGCAAAGCTAAAGACCGAGAGGGTAATTGCCATAAGTAGGAAATACTAGCAGCAAAAGCCTCTCTTGTATTTTTATTAGTAGCCACCAGTTGCGATCCTCTCAAAATTTATGGAGAGTGTTGAATGACAAACAACGGTACCAGAATCCGGGTGATGGCCCGAACCCTGTTAGGCAAATACGGAATGGAACGGATGATCCCCATTCGGCTAAGCAAACTCTGTCGGAAGTTGGGGATCGAAATCTGCCACAGTAAAGCCAGACACATCGACGGCACTCTCTTCATTCACGGAGACCGAAAGATCATCCTTGTCTCCACCGCCCTACCCTACGAACGCCGCCGCTTCACCGTGGCTCACGAACTGGGACATTATGTCCTCGGCCACCAAGCCGCCTTTTCCCTGGACTCTCCGGAGTCATGGGTTCCTAGAGAGGAACAGGCGGCCAACGTCTTCGCGGCGGAACTCCTCATGCCCAAGACGGCTCTTCAATCAATTCACTACAAGCACGACACAAAGCAACTGGCGCAGATATTCGGAGTCAGCCCTTTAGCCATGCAAATACGGCTGGAGGAAAGAATAAGAATGAAAAAGTAATTGAAATTGATCGAAGTTTTTATTTTTTTTAACTCACTCAATACAACCCTAGGAGGATTGACTCATGCCGCTCCCTTGTTTTGATGCCAATGGCAATCTACCAGCCGGAACGTATTCTGCTGGAATCGAAGAATTTTATA carries:
- a CDS encoding ImmA/IrrE family metallo-endopeptidase; this encodes MTNNGTRIRVMARTLLGKYGMERMIPIRLSKLCRKLGIEICHSKARHIDGTLFIHGDRKIILVSTALPYERRRFTVAHELGHYVLGHQAAFSLDSPESWVPREEQAANVFAAELLMPKTALQSIHYKHDTKQLAQIFGVSPLAMQIRLEERIRMKK
- a CDS encoding helix-turn-helix domain-containing protein — encoded protein: MIRGNDLKRLRKEKGWTQQDLASRVGVTKTTILDWEKDRYSPVGQNLISLAKALNVSAAFIMGETNDPSPQGTGKKAPEGVLRYLRDQTGLSLDEAAALIDLPAEDLELMEQYEDRADDTLKQKLIKAYGRYLSARDGETQQETEKKKGQSEEDLETLMKMLAAEDPDIVLKFRHVAKNVTRLAPEDREFLATLFKAALGKITLEDHTDEY